One Branchiostoma floridae strain S238N-H82 chromosome 15, Bfl_VNyyK, whole genome shotgun sequence DNA window includes the following coding sequences:
- the LOC118431714 gene encoding uncharacterized protein LOC118431714 produces MSDVEADASHTSGGEVAGSGGTDSSEARRDRTESTHPKNTTEFSNKCRKDSVCLLVCSALVLTPGVILLAINGGDTANLRLILGSILLVIGVQILAVGCCTLCCKSETNTTDQTVEMMASGATQANVSGTGPTVITGTGSNVMVHPTTIAVMNPPGGATAPAGPWPYHAVPGMQYPPYSPQYTASLPFGYTPTGAVPHLPAAVQPNFITASAPPLEIPLYGVQPAPSHPPPPSYEEAVGVEETGM; encoded by the exons ATGAGTGATGTCGAAGCGGACGCTAGTCATACAAGTGGCGGGGAGGTCGCAGGTAGTGGCGGCACCGATTCGAGCGAAGCCCGGCGAGACAGAACGGAGTCAACCCACCCTAAAAACACTACAGAATTTTCCAACAAGTGCCGAAAAGACTCTGTTTGCCTTTTAGTCTGTAGTGCGCTCGTCTTGACGCCTGGTGTTATCCTACTGGCTATTAACGGTGGTGATACGGCTAACTTACGGTTGATTTTGGGGTCAATACTTTTGGTCATAGGTGTTCAGATTTTGGCAGTCGGGTGCTGCACATTGTGTTGCAAATCGGAAACAAACACTACTGATCAGACGGTTGAAATGATGGCCTCTGGCGCTACACAAGCAAATGTTTCAGGGACAGGGCCAACCGTCATAACAGGGACGGGGTCAAACGTCATGGTGCATCCAACAACAATCGCTGTGATGAATCCGCCAGGAGGCGCGACTGCACCAGCAGGACCATGGCCATATCATGCAGTCCCCGGAATGCAGTACCCACCATACTCCCCACAATATACCGCAAG TTTACCCTTTGGATATACACCTACCGGAGCGGTACCACATCTACCAGCCGCTGTACAACCAAACTTTATCACAGCTTCCGCCCCACCTCTGGAGATTCCACTATATGGCGTCCAACCGGCCCCcagtcacccccctcccccttcttaCGAAGAAGCCGTCGGTGTTGAGGAGACAGGAATGTAG